CACCCAACAGACGTCTTTCCCTACGCACAGATTCGTCATGGTTTAGATCAGCTATGGCCCAATCGCGATCCGCAGCCCAAGTCACTGGCTTATCATTGATCAAACCGTGGGATTCTTGACGAAGATCGAACACGTACAAAGGGGTTTTCATCTTTTTCGGTGTTTTAGCGATCTCTTTAAACGAACGAGGATTTAAAGTCGCACTGCCTGACATCTTAAGGTCTTTATTCTGACGGAAGTTAACGGGTTTTGGACCAGCGTACTTATCATCAAAAACCAGTTCCACAGGCGAAGTCGGTTGGGGCTTCGTCATAAAAAAAGATGAGGAAGGAGAAACCTTCCTTTCTTCCTTATAAGGCGAAACAGGTTTTCCGGTACATCCAACGATAACGAATAGAGGTAAAAGCAAGGCTGTCTTTTTCATCGTAGGCTCCTTAATAAGAGCCTAGAGGAATTTAAGACTATAAACAACCAGGATTAGGCTTTCAGGGAACCGCGACTAAAGAGCTCTTCTAGGTACTGAACGGCTGAATCTTGGGTTCTCATAAAGTAATGAGCCTGCAAGATCCCCTGCTCTTCTTCTGTCAAAGAAGCATTTGTTCCTAGCTTTTTAAGGCGGTCTTGGGAGATGTGGTAAAGGCTTAAGGCACCTGCCACGGAAATGTTAAAACTTTGCACAAAGCCCGTCATTGGAATGATGATACGTTCATCAGCAGCTTCGATCATTTCTTTTGAAACGCCATCCTTTTCATTTCCTAAAACCAATGCCACTTTGCCAGTGAAATCGATTTCATGAAGAGGTTTGGACTTTTCATCCAAGTGAGTCACACAAATTTTATAACCTTGGGCTTTTAAGGCCTTCACGCAGTCGGTGGTGGCTTTCCACTTTTTTACTTCCACCCATTTGTCAGCACCTTGAGTAACTCGGGCTGATTCTTTAAACTTTTCTTGGGTTTCAATGACATGAAAATTGCCAAAACCTAGGCCCTCGGCACTTCTCATCACCGCAGACACATTGCCACGATCATAAATGCTTTCAAGAACCACGGCCGTGTCGAAGTTGCGTAACGACACGACTCGTTCGATTTTTTTACGGCGTTCCTCAGTTAACAAAGGCCCGATTTTTTCTAGAACCAATTTATAGTGAACTTTTAAATTGGCGTTGATGTCTAACTCGGGACCATGGGGGAACATAGAACCTCTTACTTGTATAAAGCTTCAGGACTGCGAGCTAAGTCGCGAGTGATATTCTTTTGGTGGGCTTCAATAGTACCGCCACCGATTTCAAGAAGCTTTGCATCTCTCCAAAGTCTTTCAACCGTGTATTCACCAACATAACCGTAACCACCCAATACTTGGATTGCGCGGTCAGCAACGTTTTTACCCATTGTTGTAGCAACAAGTTTAACGCCATCTGAATCCAAACGATTGCCTTCATGATTAAGATCCATGCGGCGAGCTGTTTCGTAAACGTAAGCACGTGCAGCTTTGTATTCAGCATAGCTATCAGCGATGTAGCGTTGAATTTGACCGAAGTGGTTTAAAGATTTACCGAAAGCTTCACGGTCTACAGCGTACTTATTCATTATTTCAATTGAACGACGAGCAATACCTAAGCTCATAGCTGCCAAAGTTAGGCGCTCGATTTCAAGGTTGCGCATCATGTGCAACATAGAATCACCCTCTTGGCCTACTAAAGCAGACGCAGGAACGTGGCAATCTTGGAACACAAGCTCAGCTGTGTTTGAACCGCGCATTCCTAATTTGTCTTTGATCTTTTGACCAACTTCGAAACCTTTGTGTTCTTTTTCAACTAGGAAAGTAGAAACCTGAGTACGGCCGTTTTTTTCGCCCGTTTTAGCGTAAACTAGAACCAGGTCACAAGGAGTGTTGTTTTCATCAATAGTGCCGTTTGTGATCCACATTTTGCGACCGTTGATGATGTACTCGTCGCCTTTTTTTACAGCTTTAGTTTGCATGCCCAGAACGTCTGTTCCGATAGCAGGCTCAGACATCGCCATTGAACCAACCCATTCGCCAGAGCAAAGTTTCGGCAAGATACGGTGACGTTGTTCATCACTGCCGTTAACTGCGATGTTGTTCACGCAAAGCATAGAGTGCGCAAGGTAAGCCAAAGCAAAACCAGGATCAGAAGCTGACATCTCTTCATGAACGATGGCTGCTGCTGTCGCATCCATTCCAGCTCCGCCGAATTGTTCTGGAACTGTGATACCTAGAAGCCCCAACTCCCCGACTTTTTTGAAAAGCTGAAGATTGAATTTTTCTGAACGGTCATATTCGTGCGCTTGTGGTTCGATTTCAGATTCAGTGAAAGATTTCACCGTTTCACGAAGCATGGCGTGTTCAGGTGTTGGGTTGTAAAGATCAAATTCTTTCCAGTTGAAAGACATGGGTAGAGTCTCCTTTAATTACGCAGGTATCAGAATGGGTGAATCTATTGAGAGTCTGACTCTCGGGCAAGGTTTTGAGCCCTATAATGCGACGCGCATAGCGCAATTGGAACGCCCTAGTCTACGGTTCAAGAACTATTGGAGAAAATTCGGAAATGAAAGCCTCTGTTCTTGGAATTGGTACTGAATTAGTTGATGGTCAAATCGTTAACAAAAACGCTTCTTGGATCTCTAAAAAACTTAAAAAACTGGGGCTGACCACATCCACCCATCTTGTGGTGCCTGATGAAAAAAAACTGATGCGCGAAGGAATTGATTTTTGCGCTTCCCACAGTGACGTGCTTTTTTTAACTGGCGGCCTTGGGCCCACCTCTGACGATTTCACTAGAGACATCGTCACTGAATGGTTGGGTGTGCCTTTGGAATTTGATGAAATGTCTTGGAAACATGTGACTGACCGTCTTACTTCCCGCGGCTACACCGTTAAAGAAATCCAAAAGCAGCAGTGCTATTTTCCAAAAGGATCCAAAGTTCTAGTTAATAGCCAGGGGACCGCCAATGCCTTCTTCGCTGATGGTCATGGTAAAAAATTATTCGTGTTGCCCGGCCCGCCGCGAGAGATTGAAGCCGTGTGGGATGCGAACATTCACGACTGGCTTATTGAAAACACCAAGCACCTTGATCCATACATCACGCGTACCTGGGATACCCTGGGGGTTGGTGAATCTGACATCGCTATTATGGTGGAAGAAATTTTAAAAGATGTTCCTGGCGAAATAGGCTATCGCGTGCACCTGCCGTACGTGGAAGTGAAATTTTCCTACTATAAATCCCAAGAGCAGGAATTATTGCCTGCGATTCAAAAACTTACTGAAGCCTTAAACTATTGCTGCATCACCCGCGATGGCGCCGATATCGCAGAACTTTTAGCAGTTCACCTAAAGCCAATTAAAAGTTTAAATTTAGTCGATGAAGTGACGGGTCAGTTTTTAGTAAACCGACTGATGCCGGTCTTACGCGATTTCATGACTAATAAAACGTGGAGCATTTCTAAAACTAGAAACACTGCCTTAAGTGCAGAGTTAAATCTGGAAATTAGAACTCGCGATGAGCATCATTGCGAAGTGATTTTTCAACACAAAGGAAAGATCATCAAAGACATCATCACCACACCTTATAAAACGGCGAATATGAAAGATCGCCGCCATCAATATTTTGCAGAGATGGCGTTGATCTTCTGGCTTAAAAACATTGTTTAGGATTATTTCGCCAGGCGCTCGAAGACTTTTTTGAAAAAGGATTTTTTCACGTAGTCTTCTGGTGCCATTTGCAGACGTTGATAGTTGGTATCAACGTAGCGAAGATGGTCGAACACCAAAGCGGCCGCCTCGTGAGCGCTTTGATATTCGCCTTGAAAAATTTGATTCTTATAGAAAGCTCCCAGAACTGATATCGAGTTGCTCTCTACAAAAACCTGCATCAGGGTAAAATCTAAATACTTGCGTTGATCTGGAGAGATCCTTTCCCCAGCAAACTTTAGGTTTTGAAAAAGCCATTTTGAAGTGGCTAACTCTAAAATCTTCCCTTCTATATAGTTTTTTTGACTATTCACGGCTGCCCCACTTTCCAAGACGTTCAAGCAAATACACGTGGACTCTGGTAATTGTTCGGAACCTGGAGGGAAAAATAAAGGATGGGAAGAACCCCTAAACAATTTTTATGATTAGGTGACCAGGGCAAAGCATTGCAGAGGCAAAATCAAAGGACGCCAAATAAAAAAAGAGACAGCGTCCTTGCTGCCTCTTAATAAATTTAATTCTTAAGTGAGCCTTACTCCGACAACGTCGGAGTGTAGAGTAGACCAGCTACTTTGGTTTGATATTTAGGTTCTTAAACGCATCCCCTAAAGACCCAAAACTACCTGCTTTTGAAGTGTGAGCTTTCCAGCTTTGATCTTCCACTTCGCCTGGAAGACCCAAGGAAATCTTCTTTTCTTCAAAAAGAATTTGATCCACTTGTACGGTCACTTCGTCGCCACGTTTTTTATTTTCATACTGGGCAGCATCCACAGAGTCTCTCCATTTTGACTTTGGAAGTAGACCCGTAATACCAGGCGCCAGATTGACGAAAAGACCGTAAACTTCTTTCTTTTCAACTTTGCCTTTTACGATAGTTCCCACTGGGAATTTTTCAGGAACTGTCATCCAAGGATTGCCAGCTCCATCAGCCTGTTTTAAAGAAAGTGAAATCTTAAGCTTACCATCAAGTTCTTCAATTTTAAGTAGCTTCACGGTCACAGCGTTACCGATAGAAACCACTTCATGGGCATCATGCACACGCGACCAGGAAAGCTCAGACACGTGAACAAGGCCTTCGATACCTGGCTCTAACTCAACAAAGGCACCGAACTTTTCAACACGCACGATTTTACCTTCAAGCAAAGCACCTGGTTCATGCTTCTGCATGAAAGCACCTTCATTTTCCGCA
This is a stretch of genomic DNA from Bdellovibrio reynosensis. It encodes these proteins:
- a CDS encoding TrmH family RNA methyltransferase, with the translated sequence MFPHGPELDINANLKVHYKLVLEKIGPLLTEERRKKIERVVSLRNFDTAVVLESIYDRGNVSAVMRSAEGLGFGNFHVIETQEKFKESARVTQGADKWVEVKKWKATTDCVKALKAQGYKICVTHLDEKSKPLHEIDFTGKVALVLGNEKDGVSKEMIEAADERIIIPMTGFVQSFNISVAGALSLYHISQDRLKKLGTNASLTEEEQGILQAHYFMRTQDSAVQYLEELFSRGSLKA
- a CDS encoding acyl-CoA dehydrogenase family protein → MSFNWKEFDLYNPTPEHAMLRETVKSFTESEIEPQAHEYDRSEKFNLQLFKKVGELGLLGITVPEQFGGAGMDATAAAIVHEEMSASDPGFALAYLAHSMLCVNNIAVNGSDEQRHRILPKLCSGEWVGSMAMSEPAIGTDVLGMQTKAVKKGDEYIINGRKMWITNGTIDENNTPCDLVLVYAKTGEKNGRTQVSTFLVEKEHKGFEVGQKIKDKLGMRGSNTAELVFQDCHVPASALVGQEGDSMLHMMRNLEIERLTLAAMSLGIARRSIEIMNKYAVDREAFGKSLNHFGQIQRYIADSYAEYKAARAYVYETARRMDLNHEGNRLDSDGVKLVATTMGKNVADRAIQVLGGYGYVGEYTVERLWRDAKLLEIGGGTIEAHQKNITRDLARSPEALYK
- a CDS encoding competence/damage-inducible protein A, with amino-acid sequence MKASVLGIGTELVDGQIVNKNASWISKKLKKLGLTTSTHLVVPDEKKLMREGIDFCASHSDVLFLTGGLGPTSDDFTRDIVTEWLGVPLEFDEMSWKHVTDRLTSRGYTVKEIQKQQCYFPKGSKVLVNSQGTANAFFADGHGKKLFVLPGPPREIEAVWDANIHDWLIENTKHLDPYITRTWDTLGVGESDIAIMVEEILKDVPGEIGYRVHLPYVEVKFSYYKSQEQELLPAIQKLTEALNYCCITRDGADIAELLAVHLKPIKSLNLVDEVTGQFLVNRLMPVLRDFMTNKTWSISKTRNTALSAELNLEIRTRDEHHCEVIFQHKGKIIKDIITTPYKTANMKDRRHQYFAEMALIFWLKNIV
- a CDS encoding S1 RNA-binding domain-containing protein; the protein is MSKKDIFGDDIEESKSFESFEQMFAQSEKGLDRKLRVGDEVRGEILSIGREEAFISTGTPVDGMLFTRDLLDENKEVKYKVGDVIDCVVTALKGGEIRLAKKGAKGATTDNLEDAFDMELPVEGRVTETCNGGFRVSVQGKTAFCPISQIDMKFTTDANEYVGKKFDFLITQYDKRNIVVSRRRLLELQRAENEGAFMQKHEPGALLEGKIVRVEKFGAFVELEPGIEGLVHVSELSWSRVHDAHEVVSIGNAVTVKLLKIEELDGKLKISLSLKQADGAGNPWMTVPEKFPVGTIVKGKVEKKEVYGLFVNLAPGITGLLPKSKWRDSVDAAQYENKKRGDEVTVQVDQILFEEKKISLGLPGEVEDQSWKAHTSKAGSFGSLGDAFKNLNIKPK